From Proteiniborus sp. MB09-C3, the proteins below share one genomic window:
- a CDS encoding YibE/F family protein, giving the protein MRTKILKYFPIIVVGIIIILIFTSPLTSKKEHHFDFEKAEVISINEENLEEDAVIPDLMLGYQQIKIKILTGKYIGEEFNIKNPMSRTYNVHTKIGSKIIVSIEEQGEQVKSISVFNYKKEYVSYILVALFFLVLLIFGGMKGLKSFISLVFTGVLIIFFMIPLFFKGYSPILLTIITVAITTIVTIVMVDGLNKKTISAIAGTILGVIIAGIISYIGSNMAHLSGLTTNEAEELMYVAGIKDLKVRGLMFSAILIAALGAIMDVAMSIASSTFEIHKTNPNISFKNLMASGLNIGKDVMGTMSNTLILAFIGSSLNIIILLMAYEMPYTQLMNLDLIVTEVVQSISGSIGIILTVPITALISTYLALKANIKRSSKIGV; this is encoded by the coding sequence ATGAGAACAAAGATTTTAAAATACTTTCCAATCATAGTAGTAGGTATAATTATTATTTTAATATTTACTTCACCTTTAACTTCAAAAAAGGAACATCATTTTGATTTTGAAAAGGCTGAAGTAATATCTATAAATGAAGAAAACTTAGAAGAAGATGCGGTAATCCCAGACCTTATGCTTGGATATCAGCAGATAAAAATAAAAATATTGACAGGTAAATATATAGGGGAAGAATTTAATATAAAAAACCCTATGAGCAGGACCTATAATGTACATACAAAAATAGGAAGTAAAATAATAGTAAGTATTGAAGAACAAGGGGAACAAGTAAAAAGTATATCAGTTTTTAATTATAAAAAAGAATATGTTTCATATATCTTAGTTGCCCTTTTCTTTTTAGTACTTTTAATATTTGGCGGCATGAAAGGATTAAAGTCATTCATATCATTAGTATTCACAGGAGTACTTATAATATTTTTCATGATACCTCTCTTCTTTAAAGGCTATAGCCCAATATTGCTGACTATAATAACCGTAGCTATAACTACAATTGTAACTATAGTGATGGTAGATGGGTTAAATAAAAAAACTATATCTGCAATAGCCGGGACTATCTTGGGAGTTATCATAGCAGGCATTATATCATATATAGGCAGTAATATGGCTCACTTATCAGGTTTAACAACTAACGAAGCTGAAGAGCTTATGTATGTAGCTGGTATTAAGGATTTGAAAGTTAGAGGACTGATGTTTTCTGCTATATTGATAGCAGCCCTTGGTGCCATAATGGATGTTGCCATGTCAATAGCCTCTTCCACTTTTGAAATACATAAAACGAATCCTAATATTTCATTTAAAAATCTTATGGCATCAGGATTAAATATAGGAAAGGATGTCATGGGAACCATGTCCAATACTTTAATCCTAGCGTTTATTGGAAGCTCATTAAATATAATAATACTTTTAATGGCTTATGAAATGCCTTATACTCAGCTAATGAACCTTGATTTAATAGTTACAGAGGTAGTTCAAAGCATATCAGGAAGCATAGGGATTATTCTTACCGTCCCAATAACTGCTCTAATATCTACTTATTTAGCCCTTAAAGCAAATATCAAAAGAAGTTCTAAGATAGGTGTATAA
- a CDS encoding MerR family transcriptional regulator, translating into MNTYKTSEIAHSIGIHPNTVRLYEELELIPKPERKANGYRIFTDFHMEQIKFARTALKVEVLQNGLRKQAITIIKTSASGSFSKAILLTEHYLHQIKNEQKNAEEAIEITKDLLSGNDQGIGTAFFTRKEAANFLQISMDALRNWEMNGLLTVKRKQNGYRVYTNEDILRLKIIRSLRCANYSLSAILRMLNTLSNNPEADIRQVIDTPKENDDIISVCDKLLTSLHYAEQNAEIMLTHLEKMKKQFATNPTF; encoded by the coding sequence ATGAATACCTACAAGACATCAGAAATTGCACATAGTATTGGAATTCATCCTAACACAGTACGACTTTATGAGGAGCTTGAGCTTATTCCTAAGCCAGAACGAAAGGCAAATGGTTATCGTATTTTTACAGATTTCCATATGGAGCAAATTAAGTTTGCAAGAACTGCGTTAAAGGTTGAGGTTCTGCAAAATGGCTTGAGAAAGCAAGCCATTACTATCATTAAAACCTCGGCTTCTGGAAGTTTTAGCAAGGCGATACTCCTGACTGAACATTATTTGCATCAAATAAAAAACGAGCAAAAAAACGCCGAAGAAGCCATAGAAATTACCAAAGATCTATTATCAGGCAATGATCAAGGAATAGGCACAGCTTTTTTTACCAGAAAAGAAGCGGCTAATTTTCTGCAAATATCAATGGATGCTTTAAGAAATTGGGAAATGAACGGCCTGCTAACTGTAAAGCGAAAACAAAATGGGTATCGAGTTTATACCAATGAAGATATTCTACGGCTAAAAATCATACGTTCCTTGCGCTGTGCTAATTACTCTCTTTCAGCAATTTTACGAATGCTGAATACTTTATCCAACAACCCCGAGGCAGATATACGGCAAGTCATTGATACTCCAAAAGAAAACGACGATATTATTTCTGTATGTGATAAGCTCCTCACATCTTTACATTATGCTGAACAAAATGCGGAGATTATGC